The following coding sequences are from one Aethina tumida isolate Nest 87 chromosome 2, icAetTumi1.1, whole genome shotgun sequence window:
- the LOC109603495 gene encoding protein SCAI, producing the protein MVGMANMDDHERKIVTEFCHLLEKSKQLFNGLRDLPQYGHKQWQAYFGRTFDIYTKLWKFQQQHRQILDTKYGLKRWQIGEIASKIGQLYYHYYLRTSETNYLNEAYSFYSAIRGRAYYSRAAKEDRSELMVKKLRYYARFIVVCLLLRRMKLVRDLITELDRHIADYTSTYEPDDQIEWSLVLEEIKGFITSDSLVSVLHPDTNPIVLSHRLSPLTTPPVEKSQYMNLTLQEILIVGSTSEQVKFSELTMDMFRMIQTLEREPQEDYNHIYDASPAPGRVPYGVPSQKGYLENGDRPGRRENPHKYLLYKPTLSQVLVFLASGFKELPTNGALLLYLSADGCFSTTKHPEDMGYDLGGVLTSSKRDGEHKKQKEAHCLYPGDLYPFTRRPLFVIVDSDNSFVFQHIPRYFGQPLVTLMSPQDTPPAFLDQQHNGSLFTLFLHSPLTAFCYCCNLTSIPFHHWERCQSFVDRFVTEASRLFARSRVDSSYIQFFGDDFLRLLLLRYVFCDVVLHLHRAFRGRQYRPRCQPPLPEAELLEHPSLQGYVLELASHLEVRTHFMESHEIE; encoded by the exons ATGGTCGGAATGGCGAATATGGACGATCACGAAAGGAAGATCGTCACGGAATTCTGTCACTTGCTGGAAAAATCCAAACAACTGTTCAACGGGTTAAG GGATTTGCCTCAGTACGGACACAAACAATGGCAGGCGTATTTCGGAAGGACTTTCGACATTTACACAAAACTATGGAAATTTCAACAGCAGCACCGTCAAATTTTAGATACAAAATACGGACTGAAGAGGTGGCAGATTGGTGAAATCGCATCTAAAATTGGACAactatattatcattatta TTTGAGAACCAGCGaaacaaattacttaaatgaagCATACTCGTTTTATTCAGCTATTAGAGGACGTGCGTACTATTCGAGGGCTGCAAAAGAAGATAG ATCGGAGTTGATGGTGAAGAAACTAAGATACTACGCACGTTTCATAGTAGTTTGTCTTCTTCTGCGTCGAATGAAATTGGTGAGGGACTTGATAACAGAATTGGACAGACATATCGCAGATTATACGAGCACCTACGAACCCGACGACCAAATCGAATGGAGTCTAGTTCTGGAAGAAATCAAGGGTTTCATAACGTCCGACTCCTTGGTGTCTGTGTTACATCCAGATACGAATCCTATTGTTCTATCACACAG ATTAAGTCCGCTCACAACACCGCCAGTAGAGAAGTCACAGTACATGAACTTAACTTTGCAAGAAATTCTAATCGTAGGTAGTACTTCTGAGCAAGTCAAGTTCTCGGAACTCACGATGGACATGTTCAGAATGATTCAGACCCTGGAACGGGAACCGCAGGAAGATTATAATCACATCTACGACGCATCGCCGGCACCCGGAAGAGTTCCTTACGGAGTTCCTAGTCAGAAAGG ttatttGGAGAACGGCGATCGGCCAGGAAGACGAGAAAATCCTCACAAATATCTTTTGTACAAACCTACTCTTAGTCAAGTTCTTGTGTTCTTGGCCAGCGGATTCAAGGAACTACCTACAAATGGTGCTTTACTATTATATCTGTCTGCTGATGGTTGTTTCTCTACTACAAAACATCCAGAAGATA TGGGTTATGATTTGGGTGGTGTTCTGACAAGCAGTAAACGAGATGGAGAACACAAGAAACAAAAAGAAGCTCACTGCCTTTATCCTGGTGATCTGTATCCGTTCACGAGGAGACCTTTGTTCGTTATTGTCGATTCGGACAACAGTTTCGTTTTCCAACACATTCCCCGATACTTTGGTCAACCGCTAGTCACTCTCATGTCACCGCAGGACACTCCTCCAGCTTTTCTAG ATCAACAGCACAACGGTTCACTTTTCACCCTGTTCCTGCACTCACCGCTGACCGCCTTCTGTTACTGCTGCAACCTGACCAGCATACCGTTCCACCACTGGGAACGTTGCCAGAGTTTCGTCGACCGTTTCGTCACCGAGGCTTCGAGGCTGTTCGCCAGATCCAGAGTCG ATTCGTCATACATTCAGTTCTTCGGCGACGATTTCCTCCGCCTGTTGCTCCTGCGTTACGTTTTCTGCGACGTGGTGCTGCACCTGCACCGTGCATTCAGAGGACGCCAATACCGTCCCAGATGCCAACCGCCGTTGCCGGAGGCGGAACTGCTCGAGCACCCGTCGTTGCAGGGCTACGTGCTGGAGCTGGCGAGCCACCTGGAAGTGCGTACGCACTTCATGGAGAGCCACGAGATCGAATGA
- the LOC109603486 gene encoding transcription factor SPT20 homolog, with protein sequence MNNHKSLYLQNNGQNSNNIQDLRQPHHNSQLHCQLQVPPIYFQPHIMQQKTVFVPPQVSEQRYFNGQYLQGYYLIQHQNPAGGFIFTVQQQKQLTPEEAPVTNGQQVQPAGNNNPVITEDNQRNQLQVNSKKQKLSNPQKTMEQQHKQLTPEAPVTNGQQVQPAITEDNQRNQLQQVNSKKRKRSNPQKTVEQQQQKQLSPEGVPLTSGQQMQPPVTNNLGVTKNNQRTQQVNSKKRKLSNELIQNDQRLQQQVVKTKQRQRSPLLVPARRQEDFFKNYGCDICLMRFDKLSEKTVHMDSVHPNIQGQFIFPLLFCFHLQASNEQQQSSPQEVPLLSAFQQEASDTNNKQLQSGCSSGQQEKQRAPVQEELCLPEQSQQLTPGQTLTDDPQMEATSALNPNNQQQLSWKKEEVVVPLGQPEQKKDTTQNTEQHQQLPPQKSALKIYKCDYCTRRFSKMCYKKQHMNDVHNEENKIKCVTCGKKFDTEEKRDRHALWHTTEKDT encoded by the coding sequence ATGAATAACCATAAAAGTTTATATCTTCAAAACAACGGACAAAACTCTAACAACATTCAAGACTTAAGACAACCCCATCATAATTCCCAGCTGCACTGTCAGTTACAAGTTCCTCCGATATACTTCCAACCTCACATCATGCAGCAAAAAACAGTCTTCGTGCCCCCACAAGTTAGTGaacaaagatattttaatggaCAGTACCTTCAAGGATACTACCTCATCCAACATCAAAATCCAGCAGGAGGGTTTATTTTTACGGTGCAACAACAGAAGCAGTTAACTCCAGAAGAAGCCCCGGTGACAAATGGTCAACAAGTGCAACCTGCAGGAAACAATAACCCTGTGATTACTGAGGATAATCAACGAAACCAACTACAAGTAAATTCAAAGAAGCAGAAGCTTTCGAATCCTCAAAAAACGATGGAACAACAACATAAGCAGTTAACTCCAGAAGCCCCGGTGACAAATGGTCAACAAGTGCAACCTGCGATTACTGAGGATAATCAACGAAACCAACTACAACAAGTAAATTCAAAGAAGCGGAAGCGTTCGAATCCCCAAAAAACGGtggaacaacaacaacagaagCAGTTAAGTCCAGAAGGAGTCCCGTTGACAAGTGGTCAACAAATGCAACCTCCAGTAACCAATAATCTTGGAGTTACTAAGAATAATCAAAGAACACAACAAGTAAATTCAAAGAAGCGGAAGCTTTCGAATGAATTGATTCAGAATGATCAAAGACTGCAACAACAGGTAGTTAAGACGAAGCAACGGCAGCGGTCGCCTTTGCTGGTTCCTGCACGCCGACAAgaagatttttttaagaattatggATGTGATATTTGTTTGATGCGTTTCGACAAATTGTCTGAGAAAACTGTACACATGGATTCAGTTCATCCTAATATTCAAGGACAATTTATATTCCCATTGCTTTTTTGTTTTCATCTGCAAGCCTCTAACGAGCAGCAACAATCGAGTCCACAAGAAGTACCATTACTCTCAGCTTTTCAACAGGAAGCTTCTGATACTAACAACAAACAGCTGCAGTCGGGCTGCTCCAGTGGTCAACAAGAGAAGCAGCGGGCTCCAGTCCAAGAAGAATTGTGTCTTCCAGAACAGTCGCAGCAGCTAACTCCAGGACAAACCTTGACAGATGACCCACAAATGGAAGCTACAAGCGCGTTGAATCCTAACAATCAGCAACAATTGAGTTGGAAAAAGGAAGAAGTTGTTGTGCCGTTGGGTCAGCCTGAACAAAAAAAGGACACAACCCAAAACACGGAACAACATCAGCAACTGCCACCACAGAAATCCGCACTGAAAATATACAAGTGTGATTACTGTACAAGACGTTTCTCTAAGATGTGCTACAAAAAGCAGCACATGAACGACGTACATAAtgaggaaaataaaattaaatgtgtgaCTTGTGGTAAGAAGTTCGATACGGAAGAGAAGCGTGATAGACACGCTTTGTGGCATACGACAGAAAAGGACACATAA